Proteins from a single region of Anastrepha ludens isolate Willacy chromosome 5, idAnaLude1.1, whole genome shotgun sequence:
- the LOC128863343 gene encoding uncharacterized protein LOC128863343 yields MTSTTSPIQRLAAAAMFLLLFSHVNGNGYHYDPPALTSAPSPSAPSSNSGHYFAPIPTIAPLPPVPALPALPTGRPQVQTLFPTGQPARPPVQTIVQVHTATQHPPKPAPPQPRPPTFRPGPFNTFAGNYREPSFELRPGFVNRNAAPGPQQQQAPPLVGFHYPATAVSAPSAPGRFVPASLQQAAPQPLRVPFGKQPVLNYATGPDSDFYVVNGRQLKQYAVVEFVDNDISQDTKPFLSQSFVNNYRAQVGASGTGAIAPLPSAMQLDTTANAILREQLRLAQQGGRPRGDTIALGSGGIGFVRLPDGTVSLGSGSLNFVTTQQHLADLRNARTRSESQRDPLHFGHGPLEDPNNRILFK; encoded by the coding sequence ATGACGAGCACAACATCGCCCATTCAACGCTTGGCTGCTGCCGCTATGTTCTTATTGCTCTTCAGCCATGTGAACGGCAACGGCTATCATTACGATCCACCCGCACTGACATCAGCGCCATCACCCTCTGCACCCAGCAGTAATTCTGGCCATTACTTTGCACCCATCCCAACAATAGCGCCATTACCACCAGTTCCTGCTCTGCCCGCATTGCCCACCGGTCGCCCTCAAGTTCAGACACTCTTTCCTACTGGACAACCCGCACGCCCACCGGTTCAGACAATCGTTCAAGTGCATACAGCTACACAACATCCGCCGAAGCCAGCACCGCCACAACCGCGTCCACCCACCTTCCGTCCAGGCCCATTCAACACTTTCGCCGGTAATTATCGCGAACCGAGCTTTGAGTTGCGTCCTGGTTTCGTAAATCGCAATGCTGCACCAGGTccccaacaacaacaagctcCACCACTTGTCGGTTTCCATTATCCCGCCACTGCCGTTTCAGCGCCATCTGCACCGGGACGTTTTGTGCCTGCTTCACTGCAACAGGCAGCGCCACAACCACTGCGTGTGCCATTCGGCAAACAGCCGGTACTTAATTATGCCACAGGACCTGATAGTGATTTCTATGTCGTTAATGGCCGTCAGTTGAAGCAATACGCCGTAGTAGAGTTCGTCGACAATGACATCTCGCAGGACACTAAGCCGTTCCTCTCGCAATCCTTTGTCAACAATTATCGCGCACAAGTGGGTGCTTCCGGCACTGGCGCTATTGCACCACTACCTTCTGCCATGCAACTGGATACGACGGCCAATGCAATTTTGCGCGAGCAACTGCGCTTAGCACAGCAGGGTGGTAGACCACGTGGTGATACCATCGCATTGGGTTCGGGGGGCATCGGTTTTGTACGTCTGCCCGATGGCACTGTGTCTTTGGGCTCTGGTTCGCTGAACTTTGTAACCACACAACAACACTTGGCTGACCTTAGAAACGCGCGCACTCGCTCGGAATCACAGCGCGATCCACTGCACTTCGGTCATGGGCCACTAGAGGATCCAAACAACCGCATCCTTTTCAAGTGA